The genomic window TCCTGATTTGGATGTTTTTTGTGAAACTCACGACATGAACATCGTTTACATTTCTGACATTGTTGAGTACCGCATGATGCACGAGTCGCTGGTGCGCGTGATTGCTGAGTCTAACACAGAATTTTTAGGCGCAAAAGCCAGACGGTACGATTTTGTAGACCACCGCGACAACCACCATGTGGCGTACGCGTTTGGGAAACCGCAAAAAACTTCGGCAGTGAAATTTCACAACGTCATGCCTGACATCGAACTGCTCGCTACACCTCGTAAGTTTGACGGCCTCATGAACGCCATCGATCACCTTAAAGAGTACGGCGGGGTGTTGGTGTTTTTAGGAAGCCAAGAAAACCCCAATGTTCAGATGCGCGAATACGGCATCGGAGCGCAGATTGTGAAGCATTTGGGTGTGGAAGAAATCGAGCTTCTCACTACCACTAAAGGCAAGGAGTTTGTGGGTATCAGCGGATTTGGGTTGCATGTAACCCGTCAAATTGATTTTGAGGGTAATGAATAGCCTTCATGGTTAAGTAAAAATACTTTTTTGTCTACCCCGCTGGCATAGCCCACGAGAGAGCCGCTAGCGCCGATGACGCGATGGCAAGGGATAAGAATCGCGATAGGGTTTTTGTTGTTTGCTCCGCCTACGGCGCGTACGGCTTTGGGGTTGCCAATGCGCGCGGCGATGGTTTTGTAGCTCACGCACTCCCCATAAGGAATCTCTTGTAACGCACCCCACACGGCCCGTTGAAACAGGGTGCCCTTTTGGGGCTCGCACGGAACACTAAAAACACGCCGTTTTCCTGCAAAATACTCTTGCAACTCCTCGTAAGCTTGGGCTAAAACAGGGTCATCCAAGCCTCCAAGGTCGGTAGTTTGGGGCGGAAGAAAAGAGAGGGTTGTGATGGCGTGGGTGTTGGAGGAGAGGCCAAGGGTTCCCAAAGGGCTTTGAAAGACAATCTGGGGCATGATACGTCCTTTTTTGGGGAAGTATAGCACGTTCACTATAAGGAATACAACAATGAAAAAACGATGGATTTTAGGCGGGGCAGCAGCCCTTGCTGTGGTGGTTGCTTTTGGGGCCAATGTGGCGGCCGCTTCGCGCGTGCAGCATGAGATTAGCACAGAACTTACAGAAAACAAGATTAGCCACGAGAGCGTTACATGTAAAGGGATTTATCCTGATTTTACGTGTGCGGTTTCGCAAGTGCGCTATGAGGGTGTTGGCATTAGAAAAATAACGGTTTCTGGCATCGAAAGCCTTGATAAAATGCACCGCCAAGTGGACGGAAAGCATGGGTTTGGGATGGAGATAGAAGGGGTAAAAGTCGAAGATTTTAACCAACCGTGGGTGTTTATGCTC from Sulfurospirillum tamanense includes these protein-coding regions:
- a CDS encoding methylated-DNA--[protein]-cysteine S-methyltransferase, which codes for MPQIVFQSPLGTLGLSSNTHAITTLSFLPPQTTDLGGLDDPVLAQAYEELQEYFAGKRRVFSVPCEPQKGTLFQRAVWGALQEIPYGECVSYKTIAARIGNPKAVRAVGGANNKNPIAILIPCHRVIGASGSLVGYASGVDKKVFLLNHEGYSLPSKSI